The Streptomyces seoulensis genome contains a region encoding:
- the sodN gene encoding superoxide dismutase, Ni: MLSRLFAPKVKVSAHCDLPCGVYDPAQARIEAESVKAIQEKMAANDDPHFQIRATVIKEQRAELAKHHLDVLWSDYFKPPHFESYPELHTLVNEAVKSLSAAKASSDPATGQKALDYIAQIDKIFWETKKA; encoded by the coding sequence ATGCTTTCCCGCCTGTTTGCCCCCAAGGTCAAGGTCAGCGCCCACTGCGACCTGCCCTGCGGTGTGTACGACCCGGCTCAGGCCCGCATCGAGGCGGAGTCGGTCAAGGCCATCCAGGAGAAGATGGCCGCGAACGACGACCCGCACTTCCAGATCCGTGCCACGGTGATCAAGGAGCAGCGCGCCGAGCTCGCCAAGCACCACCTGGACGTGCTCTGGAGCGACTACTTCAAGCCGCCGCACTTCGAGAGCTACCCGGAGCTGCACACCCTGGTCAACGAGGCGGTCAAGTCCCTCTCCGCCGCCAAGGCGTCCTCGGACCCGGCCACGGGTCAGAAGGCTCTGGACTACATCGCCCAGATCGACAAGATCTTCTGGGAGACCAAGAAGGCCTGA
- a CDS encoding fatty acid desaturase family protein, translating into MITETSARGAGSDFAQLSKLVAASGLMGRRPGYYATRITAVVAFYAGCWAAFVVVGVSWWTLAVAAALAVAYGQVALVAHDIAHRQVFRLRRASEVSGRIAGNAGIGMGYGWWQDKHTRHHANPNHEELDPDLVPDLLVWTKSQAHAATGVPRLVGRSQAFLFFPLLTLEGFNLHVAGVRSLADRSLRCRFLEGVLLIGHIAAYLTALFLVLPPGMAVAFLAVHQCLFGVYLGSIFAPNHKGMPTLTGDDRPDFLRRQVLTSRDIHGGRLTDIVLGGLNYQIEHHLFPSMPSPNLRKAQVIVRRYCEELGVTYLETSLVASYRQALSSLHEAGAPLRAARTPS; encoded by the coding sequence GTGATCACCGAAACCTCCGCGCGGGGCGCGGGAAGCGACTTCGCCCAGTTGTCGAAGCTGGTCGCCGCCAGTGGCCTGATGGGCCGACGCCCGGGGTACTACGCGACCCGTATCACCGCCGTGGTGGCCTTCTACGCGGGCTGCTGGGCCGCGTTCGTCGTGGTCGGCGTGAGCTGGTGGACGCTGGCCGTCGCCGCGGCGCTCGCCGTGGCCTACGGCCAGGTCGCCCTGGTGGCTCACGACATCGCCCACCGGCAGGTCTTCCGGCTCCGCCGGGCCAGCGAGGTGTCCGGGCGCATCGCAGGGAACGCGGGGATCGGCATGGGCTACGGCTGGTGGCAGGACAAGCACACCCGCCATCACGCCAACCCCAACCACGAGGAACTCGATCCCGACCTCGTTCCCGACCTGCTGGTCTGGACGAAGTCGCAGGCCCACGCCGCCACCGGAGTGCCCCGGCTGGTCGGCCGTTCGCAGGCCTTCCTGTTCTTTCCCCTCCTCACCCTCGAGGGGTTCAACCTGCATGTGGCGGGCGTGCGTTCACTGGCGGACCGCTCACTCAGGTGCCGGTTCCTGGAGGGCGTCCTGCTGATCGGACACATCGCCGCCTACCTCACCGCGCTGTTCCTCGTGCTGCCCCCCGGCATGGCGGTCGCCTTCCTCGCCGTGCACCAGTGCCTCTTCGGGGTGTACCTCGGCTCGATCTTCGCCCCCAACCACAAGGGCATGCCGACCCTGACCGGCGACGACCGCCCCGACTTCCTGCGCCGTCAGGTCCTCACCTCCCGCGACATCCACGGCGGGCGGCTCACCGACATCGTGCTGGGCGGCCTGAACTACCAGATCGAGCACCACCTCTTCCCGAGCATGCCGAGCCCGAACCTGCGCAAGGCACAGGTCATCGTCCGCCGCTACTGCGAGGAGCTGGGCGTGACCTACCTGGAGACCAGCCTGGTGGCCTCCTACCGGCAGGCACTGAGCAGCCTGCACGAGGCCGGAGCACCACTGCGCGCGGCCAGGACCCCGTCCTAG
- a CDS encoding amino acid ABC transporter ATP-binding protein, giving the protein MVKAEGVHKSFGAVQVLKGIDLEVKPGEVFCLIGPSGSGKSTFLRCINHLEKVNSGRLYVDGELVGYRQKGDKLYELRDSEVALKRRDIGMVFQRFNLFPHMTAAENVAEAPVQVKGVSRRAAQEQAMQLLERVGLADKAGNYPSQLSGGQQQRVAIARALAMEPKLMLFDEPTSALDPELVGDVLDVMRDLAESGMTMVVVTHEMGFAREVGDSLVFMDGGVVVESGHPRDVLTNPQHDRTKSFLSKVL; this is encoded by the coding sequence ATGGTGAAGGCCGAGGGCGTGCACAAGTCCTTCGGCGCCGTGCAGGTGCTCAAGGGCATCGACCTGGAGGTGAAGCCGGGCGAGGTGTTCTGCCTCATCGGCCCCTCCGGTTCCGGCAAGTCGACGTTCCTCCGGTGCATCAACCACCTGGAGAAGGTCAACTCCGGTCGCCTGTACGTCGACGGCGAGCTGGTCGGCTACCGCCAGAAGGGCGACAAGCTGTACGAGCTGCGCGACAGCGAGGTCGCGCTGAAGCGCCGGGACATCGGCATGGTCTTCCAGCGCTTCAACCTCTTCCCGCACATGACGGCCGCGGAGAACGTCGCCGAGGCGCCCGTGCAGGTCAAGGGCGTCTCCAGGCGGGCCGCGCAGGAGCAGGCGATGCAGCTCCTGGAGCGGGTGGGCCTCGCCGACAAGGCGGGCAACTACCCCTCCCAGCTCTCCGGCGGCCAGCAGCAGCGCGTGGCGATCGCCCGGGCGCTCGCCATGGAGCCCAAGCTGATGCTGTTCGACGAGCCGACGTCGGCGCTGGACCCGGAGCTGGTCGGTGACGTCCTCGACGTCATGCGCGACCTCGCCGAGTCCGGCATGACGATGGTCGTCGTGACCCACGAGATGGGCTTCGCCCGCGAGGTCGGCGACAGCCTGGTCTTCATGGACGGCGGAGTGGTCGTCGAGTCCGGCCACCCCCGCGACGTCCTGACCAACCCCCAGCACGACCGCACCAAGTCGTTCCTGTCGAAGGTGCTGTAA
- a CDS encoding ABC transporter substrate-binding protein — MTASSTRRTTARSRIAAVGAIAVAGSLLLTGCGDQTKGKDSGSTDSSAPLADLLPSDLRDKGEIKVGSDIHYAPVEFKDSSGKVVGIDPDIATALGDQLGVKFTFEEGTFDGLLTGLRSGRFNMAMSAMTDNKNRQEGVDPDTGKKVGEGVDFVDYLTAGVSIYTRKGDTNGIAGWSDLCGKKLAVQRGTVSEDLAKQETKKCPAGKKISIEPFDDDQQSQTRLRSGGVDAASSDFPVAAYAVKTSGGGKDFEVVGDQVEAAPYGIAVAKKDTQLRDALKAALNEIVKNGEYDKILKKWGAQDGAVKEAVINGGK, encoded by the coding sequence ATGACCGCAAGCTCCACCCGTCGTACGACCGCACGGTCCCGGATCGCAGCGGTCGGTGCGATCGCGGTCGCGGGCTCCCTGCTCCTCACCGGCTGCGGTGACCAGACCAAGGGCAAGGACTCCGGCAGTACCGACAGCAGCGCCCCCCTCGCCGACCTGCTCCCCTCCGACCTCCGGGACAAGGGCGAGATCAAGGTCGGCTCCGACATCCACTACGCCCCGGTCGAGTTCAAGGACTCCTCGGGCAAGGTCGTCGGCATCGACCCGGACATCGCCACCGCCCTCGGCGACCAGCTCGGCGTGAAGTTCACCTTCGAGGAGGGAACGTTCGACGGTCTCCTCACCGGTCTGCGTTCCGGCCGCTTCAACATGGCCATGTCGGCGATGACGGACAACAAGAACCGTCAGGAGGGCGTCGACCCCGACACGGGCAAGAAGGTCGGTGAGGGCGTCGACTTCGTCGACTACCTGACCGCGGGCGTCTCCATCTACACGCGCAAGGGCGACACCAACGGCATCGCCGGCTGGTCGGACCTGTGCGGCAAGAAGCTCGCCGTCCAGCGCGGCACGGTCTCGGAGGACCTGGCCAAGCAGGAGACCAAGAAGTGCCCGGCCGGCAAGAAGATCAGCATCGAGCCGTTCGACGACGACCAGCAGTCCCAGACCCGGCTGCGCTCGGGTGGCGTGGACGCCGCCTCCTCCGACTTCCCGGTCGCCGCCTACGCGGTGAAGACCTCCGGCGGCGGCAAGGACTTCGAGGTCGTCGGCGACCAGGTCGAGGCCGCGCCGTACGGCATCGCCGTGGCCAAGAAGGACACGCAGCTGCGCGACGCCCTGAAGGCCGCGCTGAACGAGATCGTCAAGAACGGCGAGTACGACAAGATCCTCAAGAAGTGGGGCGCGCAGGACGGCGCCGTCAAGGAAGCCGTGATCAACGGCGGCAAGTGA
- a CDS encoding class I SAM-dependent methyltransferase, which translates to MTTIGTGTDWAAWQESWDRQQEWYMPDREERFRVMLDMVEAFAGTAPRVLDLACGTGTITARLLARFPGATSTAVDLDPALLAIARGTFAGDDRVTFVEADLKDPDWPAALPHRSYDAVLTATALHWLHTEPLTALYGQLAGLVRDGGVFMNADHMADESTPRINAAERGRRHAEMERAKRDGALDWAEWWQLAAQDPVLAGPTARRFEIYGEHADGDMPSAAWHAAALREKGFAEARPVWCSPSDTLLLALR; encoded by the coding sequence GTGACCACCATAGGTACGGGTACGGACTGGGCCGCCTGGCAGGAGAGCTGGGACCGGCAGCAGGAGTGGTACATGCCCGACCGTGAGGAGCGGTTCCGGGTCATGCTCGACATGGTCGAGGCGTTCGCCGGCACCGCCCCGCGCGTGCTCGACCTCGCCTGCGGCACCGGCACCATCACCGCGCGGCTGCTGGCCCGCTTCCCCGGGGCGACCAGCACCGCCGTCGACCTCGACCCGGCCCTGCTCGCCATCGCGCGCGGCACCTTCGCGGGCGACGACCGGGTCACCTTCGTGGAGGCCGACCTCAAGGACCCGGACTGGCCGGCGGCCCTGCCGCACCGGAGCTACGACGCCGTCCTCACGGCCACCGCGCTCCACTGGCTGCACACCGAGCCCCTCACCGCTCTCTACGGGCAGCTCGCCGGGCTGGTGCGGGACGGCGGGGTCTTCATGAACGCCGACCACATGGCCGACGAGTCCACGCCCCGGATCAACGCCGCCGAACGTGGCCGGCGCCACGCCGAGATGGAGCGGGCCAAGCGGGACGGTGCGCTCGACTGGGCGGAGTGGTGGCAGCTCGCCGCCCAGGACCCGGTCCTCGCCGGACCCACCGCCCGCCGCTTCGAGATCTACGGCGAACACGCGGACGGCGACATGCCGTCCGCGGCCTGGCACGCGGCCGCCCTGCGCGAGAAGGGGTTCGCGGAGGCCCGGCCGGTGTGGTGTTCGCCCTCGGACACACTGCTGCTCGCGCTGAGGTGA
- a CDS encoding CGNR zinc finger domain-containing protein, which produces MELAHYSDYAVRLVNSEEPGQGKDSLTSVEAVRDLFGGNASAARRATDADVTRFRSVRGRLRAVFEAADEGDETLAVDLLNSLLLEFPVSPQISGHDIRDDDGRPLWHMHLADHPSNVTAGYAAIAAMGLAFHLTEYGVDRLGLCQAAPCRNAYLDTSTNRSRRYCSDRCATRANVAAYRARKRLAADRSDSSGLAAENAQRTSASGERRPASGR; this is translated from the coding sequence GTGGAACTGGCCCATTACTCGGACTACGCCGTACGTCTCGTCAACAGCGAGGAGCCGGGCCAGGGCAAGGACTCCCTGACCTCGGTAGAGGCCGTACGCGACCTCTTCGGCGGCAACGCCTCGGCGGCCCGCCGCGCCACCGACGCCGACGTCACCCGCTTCCGCTCGGTCCGCGGCAGGCTGCGCGCGGTGTTCGAGGCGGCGGACGAGGGGGACGAGACGCTGGCCGTGGACCTGCTGAACTCCTTGCTGCTGGAGTTCCCGGTCAGCCCGCAGATCTCGGGCCACGACATCCGCGACGACGACGGCCGCCCGCTGTGGCACATGCACCTGGCCGACCACCCGTCGAACGTGACCGCCGGCTACGCGGCCATCGCCGCGATGGGCCTGGCCTTCCATCTGACCGAGTACGGCGTCGACCGCCTGGGCCTGTGCCAGGCCGCACCCTGCCGCAACGCCTACCTGGACACCTCCACCAACCGCTCCCGCCGCTACTGCTCCGACCGCTGCGCCACCCGCGCCAACGTCGCCGCCTACCGCGCCCGCAAGCGCCTGGCCGCCGACCGGTCCGACAGCAGCGGTCTGGCCGCCGAGAACGCCCAGCGCACCAGCGCCAGCGGCGAGCGCCGGCCGGCGAGCGGGCGGTAG
- the sodX gene encoding nickel-type superoxide dismutase maturation protease — protein MPELSQDAERGRALPPFGLAEVTGPSMVPTLHHGDRLLLRYGTPVRPGEVVVLRHPFQQDLLVVKRAVERREGGWWVLGDNPYAGGDSTDYGVVPEELILGRAWLRYRPLAGRRSPLALVRWAFSAARPLLSDRSAARRLRAR, from the coding sequence ATGCCGGAGCTGTCGCAGGACGCCGAGCGGGGCAGAGCGCTGCCGCCCTTCGGGCTGGCCGAGGTCACGGGTCCCTCCATGGTGCCCACGCTGCACCACGGGGACCGCCTGCTGCTGCGGTACGGCACTCCGGTCAGGCCGGGGGAGGTCGTCGTCCTGCGCCACCCCTTCCAGCAGGACCTGCTGGTCGTCAAGCGTGCGGTCGAACGGCGCGAGGGCGGCTGGTGGGTGCTCGGCGACAACCCGTACGCCGGCGGGGACAGCACCGACTACGGGGTCGTCCCCGAGGAGCTGATCCTGGGGCGGGCCTGGCTGCGCTACCGCCCGCTCGCCGGCCGGCGCTCGCCGCTGGCGCTGGTGCGCTGGGCGTTCTCGGCGGCCAGACCGCTGCTGTCGGACCGGTCGGCGGCCAGGCGCTTGCGGGCGCGGTAG
- a CDS encoding GAF and ANTAR domain-containing protein — translation MISDGLAEILRLLRDETWPDVAANATALFAVDGIAVSANGGSGAAEILWSSEGIARGFEDLQLTLGQGPGPDCLAHGIPVRVPDLARVRADRWPALLTELPGLTMRAVFCFPLRIGAITLGVLTLVRGTPGHLTPAQGDDITVLARALSTYLLDLGDPLLSSLEDPDLAGPLPHQAVLHQATGMVSVQLGVPLAEALLRLRAHAYGTNRPLTETARDIVARRLRLAPDPHPTNLTEDADLTEDADLTEDADED, via the coding sequence ATGATCAGTGACGGCTTGGCGGAGATCCTGCGGCTGCTCCGGGACGAGACATGGCCGGACGTCGCGGCGAACGCGACCGCGCTGTTCGCCGTGGACGGGATCGCGGTCAGCGCGAACGGCGGATCGGGCGCGGCGGAGATCCTCTGGTCCTCGGAGGGGATCGCACGCGGCTTCGAGGATCTGCAGCTCACACTCGGCCAGGGCCCCGGCCCGGACTGCCTGGCCCATGGCATCCCGGTGCGGGTCCCCGACCTGGCCCGCGTGCGGGCGGACCGCTGGCCCGCGCTCCTGACCGAGCTCCCCGGCCTGACCATGCGGGCGGTGTTCTGCTTCCCGCTGCGCATCGGGGCCATCACGCTGGGCGTGCTGACCCTGGTCCGGGGTACGCCCGGCCACCTCACCCCGGCGCAGGGCGACGACATCACGGTGCTCGCGCGCGCCCTGAGCACCTACCTGCTGGACCTCGGAGATCCTCTGCTGTCCTCACTCGAGGACCCGGACCTGGCCGGCCCGCTGCCGCACCAAGCGGTACTGCACCAGGCGACCGGCATGGTCAGCGTCCAGCTCGGGGTCCCCCTGGCGGAGGCGCTGCTGCGGCTGCGCGCCCACGCATACGGCACCAACCGCCCGCTGACCGAGACGGCCCGGGACATCGTGGCCAGGCGACTGCGGCTCGCCCCCGACCCGCACCCGACGAATCTCACCGAAGACGCAGATCTCACCGAAGATGCAGATCTCACCGAAGACGCAGACGAGGACTGA
- a CDS encoding GAF and ANTAR domain-containing protein, with product MATREQQLTEVFVEVADSLTDDFDVIDFLQKLSVRCMELLDVAAVGILLSDENGGLHVLAASDEDTRLLELLALQHDQGPCVDCCNDGRPRVNISLTDPEAAARWPQFARSARETGFTATNALPLRLRGRIIGALNLFRTSPEPLAAQDIALGQALADVATIAILQQRTLAHIEAERDQLQYALNSRIVIEQVKGILAERWQMPIDEAFGIFRAYARAHNRKLSGLARAIAEGEQDTDSIRTLPAGPTDTGA from the coding sequence ATGGCAACCCGTGAACAGCAACTCACCGAGGTCTTCGTCGAGGTAGCCGACTCCCTGACCGACGACTTCGACGTCATCGATTTCCTGCAGAAGCTGTCCGTGCGCTGCATGGAACTCCTGGACGTCGCCGCCGTCGGCATCCTGCTCTCGGACGAGAACGGAGGGCTCCACGTCCTGGCCGCCTCCGACGAGGACACCCGCCTCCTCGAACTCCTGGCCCTCCAGCACGACCAGGGTCCCTGCGTCGACTGCTGCAACGACGGCCGGCCGCGGGTCAACATCAGCCTCACCGATCCTGAGGCCGCCGCCCGCTGGCCCCAGTTCGCCCGCAGCGCCCGGGAGACCGGGTTCACCGCGACGAACGCCCTGCCGCTGCGGCTGCGCGGACGGATCATCGGCGCGCTCAACCTCTTCCGGACCAGCCCGGAACCCCTGGCCGCACAGGACATCGCCCTCGGCCAGGCGCTCGCCGACGTGGCCACCATCGCCATCCTGCAGCAGCGCACCCTCGCGCACATCGAGGCCGAACGTGATCAGCTCCAGTACGCCCTGAACAGTCGCATCGTCATCGAGCAGGTCAAGGGCATCCTGGCCGAGCGCTGGCAGATGCCCATCGACGAGGCGTTCGGCATCTTCCGCGCCTATGCCCGCGCCCACAACCGCAAACTCTCCGGTCTCGCCAGGGCCATCGCCGAGGGCGAGCAGGACACCGACTCGATCCGTACGCTCCCGGCGGGTCCCACCGACACGGGCGCCTGA
- a CDS encoding amino acid ABC transporter permease has translation MTEIEKTAGEQGAPSAAPEAIRAIPVRHYGRYVSAVVAIALLVAIVYAFSQGKINWQAIPDYFFDDRILTGVGKTLLLTVLSMVIGIVGGIVLAVMRLSKNPVTSSIAWFYIWFFRGTPVLVQLFLWFNLGLVFEYINLGPIYKNYWSDFMTPLLTALLGLGLNEAAYMAEICRAGLLAVDEGQTEASHALGMSHAKTLRRVVIPQAMRVIVPPTGNEVINMLKTTSLVAAVQYPELFRYAQDIGQNSGAPVEMYFLAAAWYLIMTSVLSVGQYYIERYYARGSSRQLPATPWQKVKANMFSLGRPKGGAA, from the coding sequence GTGACTGAGATCGAGAAGACGGCCGGGGAGCAGGGCGCTCCCTCGGCCGCGCCGGAGGCCATCAGGGCCATCCCGGTACGGCACTACGGGCGGTACGTGTCCGCCGTCGTCGCCATCGCCCTGCTCGTGGCGATCGTGTACGCGTTCAGCCAGGGCAAGATCAACTGGCAGGCGATCCCCGACTACTTCTTCGACGACCGCATCCTGACCGGCGTCGGCAAGACCCTGCTGCTGACGGTCCTGTCGATGGTGATCGGCATCGTCGGCGGCATCGTCCTCGCGGTGATGCGGCTGTCGAAGAACCCGGTGACCTCGTCGATCGCCTGGTTCTACATCTGGTTCTTCCGCGGCACCCCGGTGCTGGTGCAGTTGTTCCTGTGGTTCAACCTGGGGCTCGTCTTCGAGTACATCAACCTGGGCCCGATCTACAAGAACTACTGGTCCGACTTCATGACGCCGCTGCTGACGGCGCTGCTCGGCCTGGGCCTCAACGAGGCCGCGTACATGGCGGAGATCTGCCGGGCCGGCCTGCTCGCGGTGGACGAGGGCCAGACCGAGGCGTCCCACGCGCTGGGCATGAGCCACGCCAAGACGCTGCGCCGGGTCGTCATCCCGCAGGCGATGCGCGTGATCGTGCCGCCCACGGGCAACGAAGTGATCAACATGCTGAAGACGACCTCGCTCGTGGCGGCCGTCCAGTATCCGGAACTCTTCCGCTACGCCCAGGACATCGGCCAGAACTCCGGCGCACCGGTGGAGATGTACTTCCTGGCCGCGGCCTGGTACCTGATCATGACCTCGGTCCTGAGCGTCGGCCAGTACTACATCGAGCGCTACTACGCCCGAGGCTCGAGCCGTCAACTGCCTGCCACCCCGTGGCAGAAGGTGAAGGCGAACATGTTCTCCCTGGGCCGTCCGAAGGGAGGCGCGGCATGA